The genome window GTACATTATGCAGGAACTCCATtatattatgatggagttccagtacaaatatactggaactccatcataatatactggagttccagcataatatactggtccagtataatatgctggaagttcatacacaggtgcttcaatctccagtatattatgctggaatttttcgtgtgctggagttccagcataatatgctggaagttcatacataggtgcaccaatctccagtatattaggctggaacttttcgtgttgcagcaaaatgatgactattttttaatgactttgcaaacgttggctattttttaattatccgAAAACTAGCTAGCCCGTATTACTTTTACCTATTAATAAAATGTAACAACTACTACACTAGTGATATTGTTCGCTTTGAACTTAAACCAGTATAACAATAAAATGCATGCTTCCTTCAGTGACGGAACTCAGTACAATGAGGGGGACTGAATTCTCTTGGTCGAAAATACCGTACAAATAGGGTAAACATGATATTTTCTTTATATGTGAGATAATGTTGAATCCCCTTTAACATAAAAAAGTTCAAATGCAATAGTAAAGGGAGTTCAAATCCCAACCGTGAAACCCTAGAATTATTTTTACTCCCATTTATAAATTTTGATTTAGCCACTACCTTCCTTGTATACCTAACatctttttttgtattttggCGTTACGAGATTCATTTAAGATATTACACAAAGACAAAATTTCTGCAGCATTATGCATTATTTGTTCAACCAAAGAGTGCCATACAAAAGCCATACCGGCCTCTTTCTGATTCCAACTGATCGTGAGGACAATTTTATGTGGTAATAGCGACTCAGAAGAGGAAAATGTATAAAGAGTAGTATGGGGGAAAGGCCGTACTTGATCTTGGTACATTGTATACAatgtgggcgtttggacataagaattgtaaaatttagAAAAAAAGTGGGAAAAAAatttaagtgaaaatggtatttaaaaACTAGAGTTATGTTTGGACACGAAtaaaattttgggttgtttttgaagctTTGTGTGTggtctgagtgaaaattttgaaaaactactttttgaagttttttaaatttttgaaaaattccaaaatccatattcaagtgaaaatttaaaaatttatagtCAAACAATGATTTCGGATAAAAGTGAAAAAATTTCGGAGAAAAGTAAAATATTTGTTATGTCCAAACGAGCTCAATATTGTCAATCCTAAGTAGTAACTAGGTCCACAGTTCATTGCACCCACCCACATAGCACTAGCAGATTGAGAAAGTAAATTTGTTCTGTATTATCCATATCCTTCTTTCTTCATACTTGGTTATCCATATCCTAATCTCTTTTTAATTAAAGTTATCGAATTTACTAGTAACTGATTCCTATACGTTGCTTCGATCTAGGTGGAAAGTACACTGCTAGTTATTAAGGTGTTCCTCCCTTGATTGTGAGTAATTTTTATGACACTTTTTATTTTGAAGTTATAACAATATGACATTATTAATTTATTCCTAAACAACTTTCACCACTATCAATAATTCAAACTCGTTAACTATTCAAGTATAAGACATCTTTGTGATTTTTTCTTAATCAAACAAACTTTCAGCTACTAATTTGACATTCATTTTTCCATCACTGATATAGCATAAATGtcaaattatcttaaccttaCTGTACAATTATGTATCACAGAGATACTATTGGTTGAAGCAGCCATTCCTTTTGTCTAATCATTTTTGGGGGATAGGGTGAaggaatcttttttttttttttttgggggggggggggggggtggtatTGGATTCGGAAAATTCTACTTAAATAGCGAAGAAGGGCTTAACTTGCACATCCAAGTGTTCATTACTACATGTAGCTCATGTAACGAAAACAAGAAATACAGCAAATATTTGTCTTAGAAAAATAATACCCTTCAGAAAGTTTAGATCGTTCCACATTTCTTTGTAATTCTATCATTGTAAACTTCATCAAGCAACTATGGTGGTCTTAACTAAACCTGGCATTGACCATTTCCCCATAGTAAAAAACTGCAAATCATCCTCATTCTGCAGTGGTGTTCCATTGATAGACCTCTCTAAACCTGACTCAAAAAACCTTATTGTTAAGGCCTGTGAAGAATTTGGATTCTTCAAAGTCATTAACCATAGCGTCCCTACGGAATTCATAACTAAACTTGAATCTGAAGCCATCAAATTCTTCTCCTCTCCCCTTTCTGAGAAACAAAAAGCTGGGCCAGCTGATCCTTTTGGCTATGGAAACAAGAAGATTGGACCCAATGGCGATGTTGGTTGGGTCGAATACATTCTCCTGTCAACTAACTCTGAATTCAACTACCACAAGTTTGCATCTATATTAGGTGTAAACCCAGAAACAATTCGGTAAAATATAATCCGTAGTAACAGAGCACATCATATATAATGGCTATATACATTTATCTCTTCTTAAATCTTTCATTGTTATTGCAGGGCTGCAGTAAATGATTATGTGTCAGCAGTGAAGAAAATGGCGTGTGAAATTCTTGAAATGTTAGCAGAAGGATTAAATATTCATCCTAGGAACGTTTTCAGTAAACTTCTAATGGACGAAAAGAGTGACTCTGTTTTCAGGCTCAATCACTATCCCCCTTGTCCTGAGATTCAACAATTCAGTGACAATAATTTGATTGGATTTGGAGAGCATACTGACCCACAAATCATATCAGTATTGAGATCCAACAACACTTCCGGACTTCAAATATTACTCAAAAATGGCCGCTGGATTTCTGTCCCACCTGATCCAAATACCTTCTTTGTAAATGTTGGTGACTCATTGCAGGTACACACAAGCACTAACCAATGTTGTTTTGGTCTTTTAGTAGCTTCTTCTTTAGTACAATATAAGTAACTGAAATGTATTTTGAGTGCAGGTGATGACTAATGGGAGGTTTAAGAGTGTAAGGCACAGGGTTTTGGCCAATAGTGTAAAATCAAGGCTATCAATGATATATTTTGGAGGGCCGCCATTGAGTGAAAAGATAGCACCTTTGGCATCACTAATGGAAGGGGAAGAAAGCTTATACGAAGAGTTTACGTGGTTTGAATACAAAAAATCTGCATACAAAACTAGACTGGCCGATAATAGGTTGGTCCTATTTGAGAAAATTGCAGCCAAATAATATTTTTCCTTATGTAAGACCCACCCTGTTGGTCTAAAGGTAGTTAATTGCATTTTCCATATATTGAAAACTTTCTTCTAAATTTTCTCTTTTATCTTCTCATTCTTCTTTTTGCtttgtttcattctctcaaacTTCTGTAGTCTTGTGTTTATACGTAATAGAAGCTCAAGGCAATAATTATCAACAACCAGTACTCTTGAAACTACCAGTAATTTGTGCCAAAGATGAAACGTGTTCGTATCGTACGCATCCGAATTTGCTACGTTTAGTCTATCCAATATATAATGAAAAGGGACTATTTAAAAGAGGGAACTACACTATATACCCACAAAACTAAAATATTTACCTCTTTTAACCATTTTGAAAATAGTTACAATATCCACCAACCCCACCAATATTAATTACCCGACCTACTTATCATTCTTCCTCTAATTTTATAGTTAAAGCTGGCTTATatgttccttgtttttttttctCTCCATTTTCTCTTTCTTCCTTTTACTACATCAATTCATTTTCTCTTCATATTCTCCTAATAATAGCAATTCCTTTTATACTAACTACCTACTCAAGTCAAAATGATTACCCTTTTATAcccattttaaaaataattacaatacatacCTATTCCACCAAAATTAATTACTTGTCCATCTATCTTTGCCTAAAAAAAGGAGTTGTCATCACGGCCTTTTTAATAGAACTCGTATTCAACGGAAGTGATTAAGCCGAAGGCAAAATAACATATCTAAATTTTAGTATAATCGATGACGCACAAAATTGAGTTAATTAGATTATGTGACAAttgatattatttcagtttaataattaaattaaaaaaaatcttttttaaaCTCTTTGCGTATAACTGTATACCCTGTTGGTATAACTATATACTATActggtatcatatgttagttggaaccttttttggttgtattagctacatttaattggtacactatttgatttttctttagtaatagtaAAATAGTGCAGTatcttaaattttttaaatttttctttgtgcatgtgtattatataattattttgattttttctttatgagtttgttttatataatagtattatagtacaatatcttgaaatatattattatattaatatgcggtacactattttttgatttttctctttatgcagatgtattatgtaatagtagtattgtaacgacccggacggtcgtttcgagagttatagccctgttttccccatttctgcttccttttatgcttttcagctatattatgatatatcaaGTTAGTTGATTTGGGTCCGGGGTGGTTTCggagtaaattgagacacttagtctctaaagtagaagcttaagttggaaaagtcaatcgaatattgacttatatgtaaacgatatcggatttgaattttgatggttctgttagctccgttaggtgattttgggcttagtagcgcgttcggaatgtgatttggaggtccgtagtagaattaggcttgaattggcgaaagttgaaaatttgacgatttcggtcggcagtgaaaattttgatatcgggatcagaatggaatttcgaaagttggaataggtttgtggtATTATTTTTagcttgtgtgtaaaatttgagatcattcggatgtggtttagCGGGTTTCAGCATCGTTGGTgggatttgaaagtttagaagttcttaggcttgaatccgagggtaatttggtattttgatgttgttttgagtgattcgaaagctcgtctaagttcgtatgttgatatatgacttgttggtatgcttggttgaggtcccgagaggctcggggtgatttcggatgctcaacggaaAAAAGTTTTGGACTTAAGCGGCAGATATTTTTCTAGTAttttggtgttttcgcacctgcggtgagaggcccgcaggtgcggccccgcagaagcgCTTAGGAAGTCGCAGATGCAGGCAATGTTGGGTTGGATtggaatcgcaggtgcgagaagggggACGCATCTGTGAGCCTGCAGATGCGAGGCTGAGACGCAAATGCGAAAGAGAGGAGTTTGgctgtttccgcagaagcggagagaaATGCGCAGGTACGAGACCTGGGACGCAGGTGCGGGGCCAGTGCGTTAAGTGagtttccgcagaagtggagttcccaaccgcagaagcggctccgcaggtgcggatattggatcgcaggtgcggttttgctgggcagaaagtATAAAAAGAGGACTTcatgatttttgctcatttccaccatttttaactcggactttggagattt of Nicotiana tomentosiformis chromosome 7, ASM39032v3, whole genome shotgun sequence contains these proteins:
- the LOC104093591 gene encoding gibberellin 2-beta-dioxygenase 1-like, with the translated sequence MVVLTKPGIDHFPIVKNCKSSSFCSGVPLIDLSKPDSKNLIVKACEEFGFFKVINHSVPTEFITKLESEAIKFFSSPLSEKQKAGPADPFGYGNKKIGPNGDVGWVEYILLSTNSEFNYHKFASILGVNPETIRAAVNDYVSAVKKMACEILEMLAEGLNIHPRNVFSKLLMDEKSDSVFRLNHYPPCPEIQQFSDNNLIGFGEHTDPQIISVLRSNNTSGLQILLKNGRWISVPPDPNTFFVNVGDSLQVMTNGRFKSVRHRVLANSVKSRLSMIYFGGPPLSEKIAPLASLMEGEESLYEEFTWFEYKKSAYKTRLADNRLVLFEKIAAK